A portion of the Schistocerca gregaria isolate iqSchGreg1 unplaced genomic scaffold, iqSchGreg1.2 ptg000808l, whole genome shotgun sequence genome contains these proteins:
- the LOC126322413 gene encoding translation initiation factor eIF-2B subunit gamma-like, which translates to MNLNGEFQPIIIADSLGSYLSTLVEDIPKPLLTICNRPLLFYQLDLFEKAGFDNVIILSQELTKQSLQQYVAEQYSGKLSIQLYLLEAQLGIAQTLLKLRDTSKKQFIVTSGDLIIEPKFIHTMLDYHLEKEATVTIALKENAPESSDHTSKALRYGDIIGIEAETGSNKLLMIVSSDEYADTPLRVAHHLIDCFPSIKLRRNIIDTQFYIFSRFALDILEKYKMIKNLKHEFIPLLLHCQYRPQLTKGIQNENMLSSALKMSSAKLSDTGVYCLAHILDRKIYCIRVDTVSNFLEANRDLAAGNKYFVPLEPAHYKSFVAKSASISKKTRIGDQCVVGDASKLGDFCTLKSSVVGKHCTICNNVKIINCVIMDHVTIKENCKLVNTVVCSNAYINEKSILKDSVVGYRCTVEGSVEHDHATLSVHSEL; encoded by the exons ATGAATCTGAATGGCGAATTTCAACCTATTATAATTGCAGACAGTCTAGGGAGCTACCTTAGTACATTGGTCGAGGATATTCCAAAACCCCTTTTGACTATTTGTAATCGGCCTCTTTTGTTCTACCAATTAGACCTTTTTGAAAAAGCGGGGTTTGACA ATGTAATCATACTTAGCCAGGAATTGACGAAGCAGTCTTTGCAGCAATATGTGGCGGAACAGTATAGCGGGAAGCTTTCCATTCAGCTGTACCTATTAGAGGCTCAATTGGGGATTGCACAAACTCTTTTGAAGTTAAGAGATACGAGCAAAAAACAATTCATTGTGACGAGTGGGGATCTAATTATCGAGCCTAAGTTTATACACACCATGCTTGACTACCATCTGGAGAAAGAGGCGACGGTTACTATCGCTCTCAAGGAAAATGCCCCTGAATCCAGTGACCACACATCAAAAGCACTTCGATATGGCGATATTATTGGTATAGAAGCTGAAACTGGTAGCAATAAATTACTAATGATTGTGTCGTCAGATGAATATGCGGATACACCTCTTAGAGTGGCACATCACTTAATAGATTGCTTTCCATCGATTAAGCTCCGAAGAAACATAATTGATACTCAGTTTTATATTTTCAGCCGATTTGCACTAGACATTTTAGAAAAGTACAAAATGATCAAGAATCTGAAACACGAATTCATACCGCTTCTACTTCATTGTCAATACCGTCCTCAATTAACCAAAGGCATCCAAAATGAAAATATGCTGTCTTCAGCCCTGAAAATGAGCTCCGCCAAATTGTCCGATACCGGTGTCTACTGTTTGGCCCATATACTAGATAGAAAAATTTATTGCATTCGAGTTGATACTGTATCCAACTTCTTAGAGGCAAATCGAGACCTCGCCGCAGGAAACAAGTACTTTGTGCCCCTGGAACCAGCTCACTATAAGAGCTTCGTCGCAAAAAGTGCATCCATTTCAAAAAAAACTAGAATTGGAGATCAATGCGTCGTTGGCGATGCAAGTAAATTAGGCGATTTTTGTACCCTGAAATCGTCGGTTGTCGGAAAACATTGCACAATTTGCAATAACGTCAAGATCATCAATTGCGTCATTATGGACCACGTTACCATCAAAGAGAATTGCAAACTGGTCAATACAGTCGTCTGCAGCAATGCATACATCAACGAAAAATCTATACTCAAAGACTCCGTAGTGGGATATAGATGCACAGTGGAGGGTTCCGTAGAACACGACCACGCTACACTTTCAGTGCATTCAGAGCTATAA
- the LOC126322399 gene encoding L-gulonolactone oxidase-like, whose translation MRNYNAILNIDKKKNLVTCQAGCTLDKLNQRLKSEKFGLRVLGSISHQTVAGAICTPTHGTGIQYGILATEVVHIQFVNGNCDVIECSEIENQNIFKACLCSFGSLGIITEITMRVEPLKTLVSLQFPLKLRQVEENLTRIIYGAEHSRIWWFPHTDKCSIWQANKLEFNASDIEKSGLNSQISCGKKKFSNFILESVLYLSTIVPSVTPYVNKVSHKVLFGKVVQSQDVSFKEFNIDCLFKQYVNEWAIPIEHALEALSLLQLLITEHNINANWPVEVRFVRNDDIWLSPCYGESDRCFIGIIMYRPYSREPKYLLYFKKFDEMMSSLGGRPHWAKAHGWKYKECKESYPMWEEFCKLRSKMDPKNVFMNEYTRSIFNP comes from the exons ATGCGAAATTACAACGCAATTTTGaacattgataaaaaaaaaaacttggtaaCG TGCCAAGCTGGATGTACGTTAGATAAACTCAATCAACGTTTGAAGTCTGAAAAGTTCGGCCTGCGCGTTCTTGGAAGTATATCTCATCAAACAGTCGCTGGAGCCATTTGTACTCCCACGCATGGAACTGGCATTCAATACGGTATTTTAGCTACAGAGGTGGTTCACATACAGTTCGTGAATGGAAATTGTGATGTTATCGAATGTAGCGAGATAGAAAATCAGAATATCTTCAAAGCCTGTCTATGCAGTTTTGGTAGTCTCGGCATCATAACTGAAATTACAATGCGTGTCGAGCCGCTTAAAACCCTTGTTTCTTTGCAGTTTCCTCTTAAACTTCGTCAAGTAGAAGAAAATTTAACAAGGATCATATATGGTGCAGAGCACAGTCGAATTTGGTGGTTCCCCCATACTGATAAATGTTCAATATGGCAAGCCAATAAGCTTGAATTCAACGCGTCTGATATTGAAAAGTCCGGCCTCAATTCTCAGATTAgttgtggaaaaaaaaaattttccaaTTTTATATTGGAATCTGTGCTTTACTTGTCAACTATTGTCCCCTCTGTGACTCCGTATGTTAACAAGGTTTCTCATAAAGTACTCTTTGGCAAGGTAGTACAATCACAAGATGTTAGCTTCAAAGAATTCAATATCGACTGTCTGTTTAAACAATATGTGAATGAATGGGCAATTCCTATTGAGCACGCCCTGGAAGCGCTTAGCCTTCTTCAATTACTGATCACTGAACATAATATAAATGCAAACTGGCCAGTTGAAGTGAGGTTCGTCAGAAATGATGACATTTGGCTTTCTCCTTGCTATGGAGAGAGTGACAGATGCTTTATCGGCATCATCATGTACCGTCCTTATAGCAGAGAGCCGAAATATTTGCTCTATTTCAAAAAATTCGATGAAATGATGAGCAGTCTTGGAGGCAGACCGCATTGGGCAAAGGCTCATGGATGGAAATACAAAGAATGCAAGGAAAGTTATCCTATGTGGGAAGAATTCTGCAAACTTCGATCAAAAATGGACCCAAAAAATGTGTTTATGAATGAATATACGAGATCTATTTTTAATCCTTGA
- the LOC126322409 gene encoding uncharacterized protein LOC126322409 → MAVQGPACDLPDPSAIEKYQIAAQIANEVMNQLIVEAVPEKRIFDLCELGDRLIIKLADEACSSGDKKKIKRGVAFPTCISVNECIGHFCPGENNQDTLKKGQVAKIDLGVHIDGFISQCAHTVVIAQDDESPLTGRAADAICAAYYSAECAARLIRPGNTNTQVTCMIDKVASAFRCTPMEGVLSHQLKQHVIDANKVIMNKLSTSDQVHEITFEVNEAYCVDIVISTEEGKSRQRDAPTTIYKRAVDQVYNLKLQSSRAVLSEINKNFRTMPFATRSLKDKKAKFGIIELISHNMLHPYPVLYEKNGAFVAQIKFTILLLQDGQYRLNEFNAPYVSSQYSISEYPEIASILEEPNAERDQEAEIDPEVSAEP, encoded by the exons ATGGCTGTTCAAGGGCCCGCATGCGATTTACCTGATCCATCTGCTATTGAAAAATATCAGATTGCAGCGCAAATTGCCAATG AGGTTATGAACCAGTTGATTGTGGAGGCGGTTCCAGAAAAGAGAATTTTTGACCTGTGTGAATTGGGGGATCGTTTGATTATCAAGTTGGCTGACGAGGCATGCAGCtctggagataaaaaaaaaataaaaaggggcgTTGCGTTTCCCACATGCATCTCCGTGAATGAATGTATCGGTCATTTTTGTCCTGGTGAAAATAACCAGGACACGTTGAAAAAGGGTCAGGTGGCCAAAAT CGATCTCGGTGTACATATAGATGGTTTTATTTCTCAATGTGCACATACGGTCGTAATTGCTCAAGATGACGAGTCCCCGTTGACGGGTCGTGCGGCAGATGCGATATGTGCTGCGTACTACTCGGCAGAATGTGCTGCCAGGCTGATTCGTCCTGGCAACACAAACACACAAGTCACCTGTATGATCGATAAGGTGGCCAGTGCCTTTAGATGTACGCCCATGGAGGGTGTGCTGAGTCACCAGTTGAAGCAGCATGTGATAGATGCAAACAAGGTGATTATGAATAAGCTCagcactagcgaccaagtacatgAAATCACTTTCGAAGTCAATGAAGCCTATTGCGTCGACATCGTGATTTCGACCGAAGAGGGCAAATCACGACAGAGGGATGCGCCTACGACGATTTACAAAAGAGCGGTTGATCAGGTCTACAATCTGAAGCTACAAAGTTCTCGCGCTGTACTTAGCGAAATTAACAAAAACTTTAGGACGATGCCATTTGCAACGCGTTCTCTCAAAGACAAAAAAGCGAAGTTCGGAATCATAGAATTGATTTCGCACAACATGTTACATCCCTATCCTGTCTTGTATGAGAAAAATGGGGCGTTCGTGGCTCAAATCAAGTTCACTATTCTTCTCTTGCAAGATGGACAATATCGCCTGAATGAGTTCAATGCTCCATACGTATCTTCGCAGTATAGTATTTCCGAATATCCGGAAATTGCCAGTATTCTAGAAGAACCGAACGCCGAGAGAGACCAGGAGGCCGAAATTGACCCCGAGGTTTCAGCTGAACCATAA
- the LOC126322382 gene encoding polyadenylate-binding protein 4-like, with protein MSVSAQSHHPHYASLYVGDLDPDVSEKDLWTFFSRAGTVSSARVCLDTLTRRSLGYGYVNFSTVQEAEHALDTLNNQPIHDHPCRIMWSQRDPSIRRSGIGNIYIKNLDNNITHKELHDTFSVFGNILSCKVATDENGKSKGYGFVHFESVEASEKAIAKTNGMSLEGSMNKIYVTRHISKKERAMQKANSWTNVFVKNLDPSVDEEKLKALFSQFGKITSVCVKANTSGHSADGQPRDTLFGFVNFEKHEDAQRALDEMNGKAYLDRELYVARAQTKAERQEELLQKYNQMKLEFYKKYQGTNLFVKNLEDCIDEERLLKEFGQFGRIKSVKIKEDSKGNSCGFGFICFMSPEEASFAISGLNARILPGCVKPLHVTLHEPKEIRRQKLANQHQQAKNIGGYQHFFRQPMFYPPYSQNGVPIMGPRQGRTWPPVQPGFVYPIAPTPAGPTNVPAGQHRPPVSYPPRTEPTRIAPILQTPVVSAPSHRPPNSPVHDVNTVPIVSTDPLTRETLEVTPESGRLALLSDRLFRLIAAKQHQQLAGKLTGMILESCGNSVDQLLNLTTNDAALTEKINEAIKTLDEYNELSKSTAS; from the exons ATGTCAGTGTCAGCCCAAAGCCATCATCCTCACTACGCCTCTCTATATGTGGGAGACTTAGACCC AGATGTCAGTGAGAAGGACCTGTGGACTTTTTTTAGCCGTGCGGGGACGGTCTCGTCCGCCCGGGTTTGCCTAGACACCTTAACTAGGCGTTCCCTTGGATACGGCTACGTCAATTTTTCAACCGTCCAGGAAG cgGAACATGCACTGGACACGTTGAACAACCAGCCTATTCATGACCATCCTTGCAGAATTATGTGGTCGCAGAGAGACCCGTCGATCCGCCGGTCGGGGATCGGGAACATTTATATCAAGAATCTCGATAACAACATTACgcacaaggaattgcatgacaCATTCAGCGTTTTTGGGAATATTTTGTCCTGCAAGGTTGCGACTGATGAGAATGGAAAGAGCAAGGGATACGGATTCGTTCATTTTGAGAGCGTGGAGGCGTCGGAGAAGGCGATCGCTAAGACGAACGGGATGTCTCTGGAGGGAAGCATGAACAAAATCTATGTGACGCGTCATATCTCGAAGAAGGAGCGCGCGATGCAGAAGGCGAATAGTTGGACGAACGTTTTCGTCAAGAATTTGGACCCGAGTGTCGATGAGGAGAAGCTGAAAGCGCTGTTTTCGCAGTTTGGGAAGATCACTTCTGTGTGCGTCAAGGCCAATACGTCTGGACACAGCGCGGATGGTCAGCCGAGGGACACGTTGTTTGGGTTTGTAAATTTTGAGAAGCACGAAGATGCTCAGAGGGCGTTGGACGAGATGAACGGAAAGGCGTATTTAGATCGCGAACTTTATGTAGCAAGAGCTCAGACGAAGGCAGAAAGACAGGAAGAGCTGCTTCAGAAATACAATCAGATGAAATTAGAGTTTTATAAAAAGTACCAGGGTACGAACCTATTCGTCAAGAATCTGGAAGACTGCATTGATGAGGAGCGCCTTTTGAAGGAATTTGGACAATTCGGAAGAATTAAAAGCGTCAAAATCAAGGAGGATAGCAAGGGCAATTCTTGTGGATTTGGATTCATTTGTTTCATGAGTCCCGAGGAGGCAAGTTTCGCTATTAGCGGCCTGAATGCCCGTATACTTCCTGGATGCGTGAAGCCCCTACATGTGACTCTTCACGAGCCAAAAGAAATAAGACGACAAAAATTGGCCAATCAACACCAACAAGCCAAGAACATTGGTGGATATCAACACTTCTTTAGGCAGCCCATGTTCTACCCTCCTTACTCTCAAAATGGGGTACCCATTATGGGACCCAGGCAGGGCAGAACTTGGCCGCCCGTTCAGCCCGGGTTTGTTTATCCTATCGCTCCAACTCCAGCAGGACCGACGAACGTGCCCGCTGGACAACATCGACCGCCCGTTTCTTACCCTCCGAGAACAGAGCCGACCCGCATTGCACCGATCCTTCAAACACCCGTGGTCTCTGCGCCTTCTCATCGACCACCTAACTCCCCTGTTCACGATGTCAACACCGTCCCCATCGTCTCGACGGATCCTCTTACGCGCGAGACTCTCGAAGTGACTCCTGAATCTGGCCGCCTGGCACTCCTCAGCGACCGCCTGTTCCGCCTCATCGCCGCTAAACAGCATCAACAACTGGCCGGCAAACTGACAGGTATGATTCTGGAATCCTGTGGCAATAGCGTCGACCAGCTTCTCAACTTAACCACCAACGACGCCGCACTCACCGAGAAAATCAATGAAGCCATCAAAACCCTTGATGAGTACAATGAACTCTCTAAATCGACTGCTAGCTGA